A genome region from Sphingorhabdus sp. SMR4y includes the following:
- a CDS encoding TetR family transcriptional regulator C-terminal domain-containing protein, which translates to MLFIFLDTLEIAESRFAQAVEADLSTTACLQTLLPTDQESRNNWKVWIAFWNMTLTDREFRQQQVARTENTLRMIRGLLDRNAHPRSTDENEKDVEERRIFAVLVGIAIQAIHDPESWPVEQQSRVLESEFGRFSDMTR; encoded by the coding sequence ATGCTGTTCATATTTCTGGATACTCTGGAAATCGCCGAAAGCAGGTTCGCCCAGGCCGTTGAAGCTGATCTATCGACGACGGCCTGCTTGCAGACATTGCTACCCACCGATCAAGAAAGCCGAAATAACTGGAAAGTCTGGATTGCATTTTGGAATATGACGCTGACCGATCGGGAGTTTCGACAACAGCAGGTGGCTAGGACCGAGAACACTCTCCGAATGATACGCGGCTTACTCGATCGCAATGCACACCCCCGGTCGACTGATGAAAATGAAAAGGACGTAGAGGAACGAAGGATATTCGCCGTGCTTGTTGGAATAGCAATCCAGGCCATTCACGATCCTGAAAGCTGGCCTGTCGAGCAACAGAGCCGCGTGCTGGAAAGTGAATTTGGCCGATTTTCGGACATGACGCGCTAG